Below is a window of Pyxidicoccus xibeiensis DNA.
AAGACGAAGCCCACCCTGATGACGCTGGTGTATTACAACTGCCCCATGCTCTGTAACCTGGTCCTCAACGCCCAGGTGCAGGCCATGCGGGAGCTGGGGCTGGAGCTGGGCAAGGACTACGAGGCGGTGACGGTCAGCATCGACCCCGAGGACACCCCGGCGCAGAGCCTGGAGCGCAGGCGGCGCCACCTCCAGTCCATGGGCAAGCCGGAGACGGCCCCCTGGCACTTCCTCACCGGGACGGACGCCGAAATCAAGCGGCTCGCGGACACGCTGGGCTTCAAGTACACGTATGACGCGAGCACGAAGCAGTACGCCCACCCCGCGGTGGTGCATGTCATCACCCCGGAGGGCAGCATCTCCCGGTACCTGTACGGGGCGACGTTTCCTCCCAAGGACATGAAGCTGGCCCTGCTGGAGGCGGCCGCGGGCCGCGTGGGCACCAGCTTCGACCAGATTGTCATGTCCTGCTTCAAGTACGACACCGCCACCCGGCGGTATGGGTTCTACATCTTCGGGTTCATCCGCCTGGGCGGGATGATGGTGTTCTGCGCCCTGGCGACGATGCTGATCTATTTCTGGAGGCGCGAGCTGAAGAAAGGCGCGGCGGCATGAGCGAGCTTCTCAACAACATCCTGTTCCTCCCAGAGGCCGCGTCCACGTTCGCGGAGCGGGTCGACCTGCTGCACCA
It encodes the following:
- a CDS encoding SCO family protein; translated protein: MKPALSHILPRVTRVGFLTTVALVLVTSLPASAMPGAGKTPRSIIEAQKDLPPPVKGVDVQEHLGEALPLDGRFVDAAGKDVKLGEVLSKTKPTLMTLVYYNCPMLCNLVLNAQVQAMRELGLELGKDYEAVTVSIDPEDTPAQSLERRRRHLQSMGKPETAPWHFLTGTDAEIKRLADTLGFKYTYDASTKQYAHPAVVHVITPEGSISRYLYGATFPPKDMKLALLEAAAGRVGTSFDQIVMSCFKYDTATRRYGFYIFGFIRLGGMMVFCALATMLIYFWRRELKKGAAA